TCAATGTTATTTGAGGCGCTAAGTGCACCGATTTCACAGCAGGTTGATAGAAGGGATGCAGTTTTATCAGAAATTATTCTAAAATATGTATCTTCATCAAATGAAATGCTTCGAGATTTGTCTATTGACATTAATTCGCCTTCACTCATTCTTTTAACAGCTTTGGATGTTACTGATAAAAATTCTGTTTCGCCTGCATCAATAGCAGAAATCAGACCCTTAGAAAGCAAGTAATCGCCAACAAGTACAGCAATTTTATTATTCCATTTAGCATTTATTGAAGCAAGACCCCTGCGTTCGGATGCTTCGTCAACAACATCGTCATGTATTAAAGTAGCAGTATGCAAAAGCTCAACAAGAGCTGCGCCGTTATATGTTCTTTGAGATATACCACCGGAAGCTTGAGCAGAGAGGAAAACTAAAACAGGTCTTAACTGCTTGCCTTTTTTTGAAGTTACATATTTTAAAATCAAATTTAGAAGCGACACTTTTGTTTGTAAAAGCGCTTTAAAGTAGGTATTGAATTTCTCCAAATGACCTAGAACAGGATCTGTAATTTCACTTAAAATCATTATCTATGCCTACAAATCTTTCAGTTTTTTTGTAAAATTTATACTGTTAAACACGAAAATTTCAATTTATATTATTAAGATTTGCAAAATAATCAATAAACTTCACATAAACTAAAAGAAAACTGAAAATTTCAAAATTTGATTAATATTTGTATGAATATTTTTGTGTTCATAAATATTTAACAAACACTCAACAGACTGACATTTGCAAGTATTTATACAATTTAGTCAATTAAAAATGCATCATAAGCTGTTTTTTCAAGTTGAAATTGTTGCCTATGATGCAAAAATATTTTTAAATAGTTAATAAATGGAATCAACTACATCCATACCGCATTTGATACCGTCTGCAGCAGAGCTGACAATACCACCTGCTAAACCAGAGCCTTCTCCGGCAAAATATAGATTATCGAATCCTGCACACAGCATACCGTCTCTGACGAGCTGGATTGGAGAACTTGTACGGCTTTCGAGTCCCATCATAGTCCCGTCTTCAAAGCCCCAGATTTTGT
This window of the Ignavibacteriota bacterium genome carries:
- a CDS encoding polyprenyl synthetase family protein — protein: MILSEITDPVLGHLEKFNTYFKALLQTKVSLLNLILKYVTSKKGKQLRPVLVFLSAQASGGISQRTYNGAALVELLHTATLIHDDVVDEASERRGLASINAKWNNKIAVLVGDYLLSKGLISAIDAGETEFLSVTSKAVKRMSEGELMSIDKSRSISFDEDTYFRIISDKTASLLSTCCEIGALSASNNIEYREAMREYGESIGIAFQIRDDIFDYTSRSSLIGKPVGNDLKEKKITLPLIHALGNSIDKEKNSILKLIKRGKLKKAEVNLIIDFVHEKKGIEYAEKIAKEYISKAQNALGVFPESPAKESLLRFTEFVLTRDS